One genomic segment of Arachis duranensis cultivar V14167 chromosome 4, aradu.V14167.gnm2.J7QH, whole genome shotgun sequence includes these proteins:
- the LOC107484283 gene encoding uncharacterized protein LOC107484283: protein MLEQNLEDHLAGIDKERWKWFLDYRNDPYPKENALNRLKQLYTHIDGSKILARRKEEKNYNGGILVEEYYGPNYTKNVMAPIHPKVKRIGIGEIKQRDESTRILFENDSLTQALGKEHSGRIRGIGFGPTPSQLFCLSLQPPVDGAQTEEAQRMLVELQAEMPTEKLRRKAVKEIAAEKLKRKVVEDGVAIEKLKRKAVENNVAAEKIKRGGNRECSKLFDSTARWGVATRHRCMCMNSLDEHSGK from the exons ATGCTTGAGCAAAATCTTGAGGACCACCTAGCAGGAATTGATAAAGAGCGTTGGAAATGGTTCCTTGATTATCGCAATGACCCTTACCCAAAG GAAAATGCTTTGAATCGATTGAAGCAACTTTACACTCACATTGACGGTTCTAAAATCTTGGCGAGGCGAAAGGAAGAAAAG AACTACAATGGAGGAATATTGGTCGAGGAATATTATGGACCAAACTACACAAAAAACGTAATGGCTCCTATACATCCCAAAGTTAAGAGGATCGGT ATTGGAGAGATTAAGCAGCGTGATGAGTCCACTAGAATATTGTTTGAAAATGATTCCCTTACCCAAGCTCTCGGAAAAGAGCACTCGGGTAGAATACGTGGCATAGGTTTCGGACCGACTCCAAGTCAACTATTTTGTCTGAGTTTGCAGCCACCGGTAGATGGAGCTCAAACAGAGGAGGCCCAAAGGATGCTAGTTGAACTACAAGCAGAGATGCCGACCGAGAAATTAAGAAGGAAGGCAGTGAAGGAAATAGCAGCAGAGAAATTGAAAAGGAAGGTAGTGGAGGATGGAGTAGCAATAGAGAAATTGAAAAGGAAGGCAGTGGAGAATAATGTAGCAGCAGAGAAGATAAAAAGAGGAGGCAATAGAGAGTGTTCTAAGTTATTTGATTCAACGGCAAGGTGGGGAGTTGCCACCAGACATCGCTGCATGTGCATGAATTCTTTGGATGAACATAGCGGAAAATAG